In a genomic window of Gigantopelta aegis isolate Gae_Host chromosome 9, Gae_host_genome, whole genome shotgun sequence:
- the LOC121382118 gene encoding uncharacterized protein LOC121382118 produces MNALCFFVALAGVIQTIRGETCDACKTTYDAAVGVTGATDAVKCTAGKEFAACLVSASGAGCDTGTNTPTAQFNAATDGSMAKNIAALTGSCTLDALCTACQKDFQTAVLAWGSTTKDTTKCADAFTYASCVEMKPTTEKACDGTTDQAAMKTNSLAKAKAECSYAGSTAVKSSVVIMVSALFVSYLKF; encoded by the exons ATGAACGCTCTGTGTTTCTTTGTGGCTCTCGCAG GTGTTATCCAGACTATCAGAGGTGAGACATGTGATGCATGTAAAACTACCTACGATGCTGCTGTTGGCGTCACGGGGGCTACTGATGCTGTTAAGTGCAC GGCGGGGAAAGAGTTTGCCGCGTGTCTCGTGTCTGCCAGTGGAGCTGGGTGTGATACTGGAACTAACACCCCCACCGCACAGTTTAACGCAGCCACTGATGGATCAATGGCCAAGAATATCGCAGCTCTAACTGGTTCATGCA CACTTGATGCTCTGTGTACCGCGTGTCAGAAGGATTTTCAAACTGCTGTCCTCGCCTGGGGCTCGACAACGAAAGATACAACAAAATGCGC GGACGCATTTACATACGCCAGCTGCGTAGAAATGAAACCCACTACTGAGAAGGCGTGTGATGGAACCACAGATCAGGCCGCGATGAAAACCAACTCGTTGGCCAAAGCAAAGGCCGAAT gttcGTATGCTGGATCCACCGCAGTGAAGTCATCTGTCGTCATAATGGTGTCGGCTCTGTTTGTGTCTTACCTCAAGTTTTGA